GGAGCTTGAAGCTTTTCAACCCATCAAGAAGCTCAGcagaataaaaaaaacttagattTGAGAACCCAAAAACCTAGACTCTCGATCCCAAAacccagaagaaagaaagagataagGGATTAGAGTGGAAAAATCGAAACTTTTCGAGACTACGCCACTCTGATCTGCCTCCCTCTGCAGATTTGGAGCTTGTGGCTTCACCAGTGCCTAGAATACAAGTGGTCCCTTCGCCGGAGGTAGACAACCGGACCAAATCCGCCACCACTTACACCGTTGATTGAGGGGAGAAGAAACACGAAAGGAAAGGCATGCGACCAGATCTAGAAGAGCAGTGAACTGTCTTCTTCATGACACCACAACCCAGATCTGGGCTCTGCCACCAGCGGAGaaggagaaaggaggaagatgatccagagGAAGAGATTGATGGCGAGAAAGGGGATCGATGCATATAGCACTGAACTAACTGAAAACAAGATTTGGGTGtatgagtttgggttgaagatgatggaaaGGATGGAGATGGAATTAAATTTTGAAGTAAGGGTAAAAATGACAATTTATTTGgttgtgtaaggttgcacaaaGCTATTTTTGTGCATATTAGATTTTCCCCTAAAACATAACCAATACTGACAAAAGGATCTTCTTATGAGAGTCTTAAAagcaagaattttttttttatcagcaaaaGAATATGTATTAATAAGAGGTAATAGGTGTACACCAAACCAGTAcaagagaagaaaagagaaagaaattagAACTAGAATCTGTACAAGTTTAAGCAAGTTTAAATCCCAACATCAAAGTACCCACCCCTGTTCCCAGCACCAGAACGAGTGCCCGTGTCTTTCTCTGCATAAGAAGCCAAAATCTGCCCCTTCACAATTAATTAATATCAGTGCTGCACCTCATAAACTAGCCAAAGAGCAATCCTTGTAACTCCCCAATATACCTCAGGATCCATAGCAGTACTTACACATTCCCTAGACACAAACTCTGATTGGCAATCCACTCATAGGTTGAGGCTTGGAATCCTTTACTCCTTGCTCTTAGCCAATTCCAAGATCGTAATTGAGCTATCTCTATAACTCGTAGTGCATCCTTTTGACCATTCTTGAATATCATTGAATTCCTATGAATGGAAGAGATCGATTGGTATCAGAAGACTACGATAGAGCGAGAAAGCACGAATAAACCACACAGAAtctttgttcacgcagttcggccaattatgcctacctctgcggctatagagtagctatagctccctTTATTGATTCCCAATAATCAATTGTGTTTACAATAGCAATTTCTCTCAACTGCCTAATTGTCTCACACATCTGCAATAGCACTTTCTCTCAACTGCCCAATTGCTGTGTACCCTCGCACACCGCCGAATTGCGGCGCACTTGCACACCGCCCAACTGCGACGCACTCCACACACACCTGGTGCACACTAGCACATGGCACACTTTTATTGTTAGAGGTCTTATCTATTTATAGGACACTACTAACTCTAGTATTACAAGATAAGATAATCTAAAcatcttatctaaacccataagataagatagaatcttatctaaacccattAAATAAGATAGAGTCTTATTTAAACCtataagataagatagagtcTCTCTAACCTCATATCACAATCCccttaaatcaaattcaaataactgataagataatgagccaatcccaacaatctccaccttggcgaattctcTAACCCTCGTGAAGATCAACTGCTCAGCTCCTGAATCCTGATTTTCGGGATTGTGTTccccattaaatcaaatcctaataaaccgAATATTTggcctcaaaataaaatccgtGGGCCCCAGATTTTCCTAATGAgccaattctcaacaatctccaccttggcgaattccaAACTCCCTTGTGATGATTTGTTGCTTCAGTTTCTTgaatcttgatttttttttgggattGGTGGTGACTGGCTTGGTCAACATGTTCGCTGTACTCTGACACTCGAACTCCACCTTACTCAACACCTTGTTCTGTGCCTGTTAGATCCGTCAGTTTCTCCTCTCGCTGACTTCTGCAATCCTCATGGCCTTTATCCGCAGCGGAAGATATCCAACCTTGCACCGCCGTTTGCTCCACCGTGAGAAACAGAACACTCCACCTGACCACACCGTCAAAGGATACTTTCGGCACACCAGCCTCGGTCCCGCGAACCaagcgctctgataccaattgttggGAAGGGAAAGAAATGGCACAACTTGATTCAGACAGTACGATAGAGCGAGAAAGCACGAATAAACCACACAGAATCTTTGTTtacgcagttcggccaattatgcctacctctgcggctatagagtagctataacTCCCTTTATTGATTCTCAATAATCAATTGTGTTTACAATAGCAATTTCTCTCAACTGCCTAATTGTCTCACACATCTGCAATAGAGTTTCTCTCAACTGCCCAATTGTTGTGTACCCTCGCACAGCGTCGAATTGCGGCGCACTCCGCACACACCTGGTGCACACTAGCACATGGCACACTTTTATTGTTAGAGGTCTTATCTATTTATAGGACACTACTAACTCTAGTATTACAAGATAAGATAATCTAAAcatcttatctaaacccataagataagatagaatcttatctaaacccattAAATAAGATAGAGTCTTATTTAAACCtataagataagatagagtcTCTCTAACCTCATATCACAATCCccttaaatcaaattcaaataactgaTAAGATAATGAGCCAATCCCAACAAGCCACAATGACCAAGCTACTGCCATCCATATCGTTTTCGCTCCTCCCATCTGCTTCTGTGTTTTGAAATCAGAACCATGTTGGAGAAAATGGGCCCAGCTATGACCCGGAAGCACTGTGCAAATTAGAACCTCATGTAACAAGATCAAGCATTTTGTCAAAGGCAGAAGAAACatcatatttaaattaaaaattaaacattacTCGAAAAAtatgcaggtgaataaaatacaGAGTAGCAAAATAATTTGAAAGAAGAACCATGATTAATATAACTTAACTGAACTAAGCAAGATAGAAACACAACAATCACAAGCTGTGGAGAAGCAACACATAGATTAAGTGTGGATTTTGGTCTTGTGCTTAAAGCACCAACATCATACTACAGAGTGAAAAGTTTGGTAGGTTGAAAATTACAAGTCTTAACAGCATCCAGGCTTGATGGTCTGGATCAACAGAATAAAGCATGTGGACATACTAACAAGAAGCCAAAGTCAATCAACATTTTCTGcaataataaaaaagaaatcaaaatgtACACAAACAATTATCTAACAAAGATAATGGCCATATATAACATAACCACATTGGAATCACTTGTTATCAAATAAGCAATAATGTTCCCCTAACCTAACCATGTTGACCAAGCATGATAAGCAATAATGGTTGCATcatgttaatttttattgaataagtATCTGCCCTTGGTAATGGGTAGTATATGGAACTTTAATTTGCATTTCACAAGAGTCCGTTAAGAATAGGATTAATATCAAATTCTAGTATAGTGAATAGTAATAAGGGGTAAAATTAGGAAAATGATTTTCAAGAAGGTACCAGACAAATCACATGTGAATTTGTTCAtcattaaataaagaaaaagtaaaGTGAATCATGAACGAAACTAAACATAAAAGGCCATTACCTATCATCACTATTTCATTCCCAGCAAACGATAAATTCCTTGATCCTACTAACTTGTCCCTAAACGAACCCAAATCTTCATTTCAATTTTTAAGCCAAAATTCTGGAAAATTCAGATCTCAAGCTCACAATGACATCAACAACAACCCGAATAAGAATCAAAATCCACTCTTATAATTAACACATGAATTATACACACTACACCATGAATTGGTTTTTCAGAATATTTCTTTCAAGAGAAAAAGATAAGTTTCAGGAGAAAAGGTAGTGGCCTGATTGCGGAACATAAGAGACTAACCTGAGCTTTGCGAATTCCATTTTGACACAAATCAATGATTCCTGTGCTCGAAATCATTACCGACTACTCACCACTTAAcacaaatattttaattttttaattaaattaacgGCAATGATGTTATTGCTGCAAAATAAGTGTCgctaaaaatgattttttcttgTAGTGGGAATCAATCTCAAACACTACTCTTTGGAACCCCCTTGCTCGCAGGAGACAAACACCACAAAGGATACCCCAAAGTTCTTCATGCAAAACTGAGCAAGAGCCTCGGTGCTCCGTGTAAGCCTTTACGAAGGCACCAAAGTGGTCCTTAGCTATGCCACCGCAAGCAGCCATGCGAGATAGGGAGGAGTAAGCCCTATCGGAAGTAAGCTTGATTCAACCCTCCGCCAACCAAGAGTTATGATTCATACACACCTCCACTCATTTttcatctttattttctatctatttctctcttctttatcaatcaaatcatctatcatatATTTACTTTCTCCCtcctttctttctatctctctcctttctttctatctctctcttcttccacctcttcaCACTTCTCATAATGGTCACCTATTGTAGTGGACGTAGTCCACACGGCCAAGAAAACATTGCTCCTAATTCCATTTAACAACCTCAAGATAAAAGACCTCCCTCCGCGGAAGCATATCCACCCTTGTACCGCATTTGCTGGatcaacggaacccgccgcctaaccacactgctaggaagactttcggcACAAGGAGTcgttaccatggtcccacgaaccatcaactctgataccacttgttgggggagagTCAGGATGAGGACCCATAGGTCAAGGCTAAGgggagacaccaaggagatcttggacaccacatcttaacccaaaaccttaaggcgcggaggggggccatgataatgtggaggCGACTCGCACTTgtgggggagattgttgagaattcaagtgcgaagttggagtcccacattggctaagttcgggtgaggagaagactttataagagatgtgacccataaacctaatgccttaaggttttgagttaagatgtggcgtcgatatctcttggtgtcttgctcctcggccaatgggctcccctgtctcctgCAACAAGTgttatcagagccgatggttcgtggggcCATGGTAacgactccttgtgtcgaaagacTTTCCTAgaagtgtggctaggcggcgagTTTCGTTGGCAGCGAACGACGGTAcaaggtggatagcttccgcaaACGGGAGGACCATGAGTGATGTAGTTGAGGGACtcctcacacttgagggggagattgttggaatcaagtgttagagtcaagtctcacattggaGATGTCAGGGTAAGAGGGaaagtttataaggagatggactcataaacctaatgccttaaggttttgggttaagatgtggtgtcaaagatctccttggtgtctcccCTTGGCCTTGACtcatgggtcctcgccgtgactctcccaaacactgataTATATCAATTTACTTTCCGCAGCCAAAATCTCAAACATCCTTCTACCACCATCCTTCCCCCATGAAGTTCTAGAAGGAAATCTTTTCCAATCAGTAGCAGCGCATGCGACAAACAAATCAGCAAGATCAAGTGCATAACCAAAGCAAAACTTCACAAACCTTCCAAAAACCTCAAGCTGTAAAATGCCACCAAAAAAACCCAGACACCACAAAAAACTAAGGCATCGGGTACTAATAGCCCACTGCAATTAAAAGCTCAAAACTCCTTAACttccaaaatataaaaaaaaaagctcaaaactccTTAACTTCCAAAAATCTAAAAAAACAACTCCCAGACCTATAGTCAATAACTTAGTCTTTCTAGCACGCGTTAAAATCCCATATTGACACTGCAACACTTTGGTCCCGGGATTTTCTCCCCCATTCATTTTACTTTGCAACACTTTGGCCCCAACGATTAGAAGTTTTCAGGGAACCCTTGACCAAAAGAGCTTCACCCTTCTCTGTACCCCAAAGAGAGGGATGGTCGACCATGAGGCATTGAATAGTTTCATCCAAACCAAACACAATGGacgaagaagaaaagaaatctTCCGCACAACAATTATCACTCTCCAATGCCTCATCATTCACATCGTGAAATAATTGTAGAAAATGGATTTATGTTTAGATATAATATTATGAAAAtatgtttaaactttaaagcGTGAATTTTGCTTAGATAGTATGAAGTGATATTATTTAAAAAGATAGATTTATTAAAATTGACATATGAATGATGTAGTAATGagataaataattattgatatataaatttaaaatttgatatTGAACGAATATCTATTTATAATTTAGAAAAGAATCGTCTCTTGTACGCTCCTCATGAAAAAATTCCCGCTCAAAGTATTCTTTTCATTTCAATAATGTCATACGTACGCTCCTCATAAAAGTTCTAACGCTCAACTCTTTTTTTCTCCGCTCACATTTTGCCCCAATTCCTTTGTGGTTGTAACCCTATTCCCTTCTATCGTCTTTGGATTTAACTCAAGTTCCTTCTTTACTCTTCTTCGTCACTCAGGTAAGAGAATCCATCATTCTCTCTCGATCGATTTGTGTCATTGTCACCACACACTTTTTATATTCACTTATATCCTTTCTCTCCCAATGCACCTTTGCTCTTTTTGATTTATGGTATTTGTTGATctcatttcaaaattcaaaattttgatttatgtttcatGAAAATTAGGTTTGATTTTCCCAAATTGCAGTGCATCTTTTGAACCATTTTGCAAAATCGCGTACAAATGGGAATGAAGGTACAACGAGTAGCTTCTCGACTGATCTTCTGAGCTCCTCTTTGTCACTCAGGTAAGAGAATCCATCATTCTCTCTCGATCGATTTGTATCATTGTCACCACACTCTTTTTATATTCACTTATATCCCTTCTCTCCCAATGCACCTTTGCTCCTTCTGTTTTATGGTATTTGTTGATcttatttcaaaattcaaaaatctGATTTATGTTTAACGAAAATTAGGTTTGATTTTCCCAAATTGCAGTGCATCTTTTGAACCATTTTGCAAAATCGCATACAAATGGGAATGAAGGTACAACAAGTAGCTTCTCGACTGATCTTCTGAGCGCCTGATACACCAAAGCAAACATCAAGGTAATTTATATCATATAAACTCTTTATGATCAAAACCAATAATATCAAGTCGTACGTATTCCAAgtgtaaattatttttcttatcaACTAAAACCATATAATAAATCAATCTTTGGATTTAACTCTAATTCCTTCTTTGCTCCTCTTCGTTACTCAGGTAAGAGAATCCATCATTCTCTCTCGATCGATTTGTATCATAGTCACCACACTCTTTTTATCATCACTTATATCCCTTCTCTCCTGATGCACCTTTGTTCTTTTTGTTTTATGGTATTTGTTGATCtcatttcaaaattaaaaaatctgaTTTATTTTTAACGAAAATTAGGTTTGATTTTCCCAAACTGCAGTAAATCTTTTGAACCTTTTTGCAAAATCGCATACTGATGGGAATAAAGGTACAATGAGTAGCTTCTCGACTGATCTCCTGAGCACCTGATACGCCGAAGCAAACATCAAGGTAATTTATATCATATAAACTCTTTATGATCAAAACCAATAATATCGAATTGTATTACaagtgtattttttttcttatgaacTAAGGCCCTGTTTGGAAtagcttatttgagtttatctgatagcataagtgTTTGTGTCAGTGTTTGATAGAGTTTTTGCAAATAACTTatggcctaccataagctgGTTTCAGCtaattttcataagctactcatagtatcttatgaaaaagagcttatactTATacatagcttattttcaatttattttaatattttttcaaaaagagCTTaagaataagcgcttatgaccgaCCATAAaagcttaattaagctgtttttccaaacggggctaAAACGATATAATAAATCAATCACTAAATTGTTTGGGAAATTCAAATTGTTTTCGTTTAGGATATTAAGAGACTCAGACAGGACAAGTTCAACTTTAACCACTCATTGACCTGGGCAGTTATGAGCAGTGACGACATTCAACAAGTTATCAGGAAGAATGCCATTTCCTGGGGTCAAGTCGGGCCTAGAAGTGGGAGATTACTTGTACGAGGCAGACCTCAGTCTTCAAGAATGGGAGAAGATCACAAGAGAAATATTTCTAGACGTAAAGAATTATTTGGAGTCTCAAAGCCAAAAAGAAGCATGAAGCGCAATAGAAACTCTTCAATCAGGAAATccaaaatgaagaaaaatgcAAGAGAAGTAATTTTAGGAGCTGTCCCAGGGATTGAAGTAGGAGATGAGTTTCAGAGCAAAAAAGAGCTCAGCATTGTTGGTCTTCATGGCCAGATCATGCGTGGCATTGATTATGTCACTGGCCGTGACGGTAGGACACTTGCTGTCAGCGTTGTTTCTTCAGGTTCCTATGATGACAAGCTAGAGAATAAGGAGTTGTTGACTTATATAGGGGAGGGAGGCAACttaaataaatataagaatggAGCGCCTCTCAAAGATCAGAAGCTTACAAGGGGAAATCTTGCTTTGAAGAATAGTTACGTAGTGAAGAACCCGGTTAGGGTGATACATAAGCGCATGTCTAAAGATGGAAGTCGTGATGTTTTTGTGTATTATGGGATTTATGAGGTTGATAGTTATTGTCCTGAGCGTGGGGAGTATGGTAACAATGTATACAAGTTTAAGTTGAGAAGGAAGCTTGATCAGCCACAAGTTATTGGGAATGAGTTGAAGATTAAGTCGCAATCTCAAGCTGATCAACCACAAGTTATTGGGAATGAGTTGAAGAAGTCGCAATCTCAAGCTGGTCATCCACATGTTATTGACCATGATCTTTCTAATGGGAGTGAGGCAATTCCTATTCATGTCGTCAATGATGTCGATGGAGAGAAAATACCATTTAGTTTTGAGTACAAGCCTCACATGGTGTATCCTGATTGGTATAAACGCATTCCTCCTGTGGGGTGTGGTTGTGTGCGTGGATGTTCTAACTTGAACAAATGTTCATGTGCTAAAAGGAATGGGGGTAAGTTCTCGTTCAATAAAAATAAGGCTATTGTGAGTACAAAAACTCTTATTTATGAGTGTGGTCCTCATTGCAAGTGTCTGCCAAGTTGTTGCAATAGGGTTAGTCAGAGTGGTATTCAATTTCGGTTTGAGGTTTTCAAGACAAAGGATAAGGGATGGGGTGTGAGGTCCCGTGATATGATACCTAAACGGAGTTTCATCTGTGAATATACAGGTATGCTCATTaattttgaagaagctgaaaagAGGGCGGAGAATGATGAGTATCTATTTGATCTTTGGAATTACTCTCATGATACCACTAAAAATAAAAGATCTAAGAAGAGGAAGAGTTCTTCCGCTAATGGTTTTGACAGTCGTGGCTTCACCATCGATGCTGCCCGCGTCGGTAATTTTGCTAGGTTTATCAATCACAGTTGCTCTCCGAATCTTATTGCTCAAAAGGTTCTATATGATCATAGTGACAAAAGGATTCCCCACATGGTTCTATTTGCGATGGAGAACATTCCTCCCATGACGGAGCTTACTTACAACTATAATTACAAGGTGAATCAAGTTGAAGATTCAGATGGAAATATAAGGAAAAAGGTTTGTCTTTGTGGTGCTATGGAGTGTCGTGGGAGGATGTATTGACAGAGCACTTCTACAAAAATGGTGAGTTGATTTCATGTCCTGTCATTCATTCA
This is a stretch of genomic DNA from Lotus japonicus ecotype B-129 chromosome 1, LjGifu_v1.2. It encodes these proteins:
- the LOC130732470 gene encoding histone-lysine N-methyltransferase, H3 lysine-9 specific SUVH5-like, coding for MVYPDWYKRIPPVGCGCVRGCSNLNKCSCAKRNGGKFSFNKNKAIVSTKTLIYECGPHCKCLPSCCNRVSQSGIQFRFEVFKTKDKGWGVRSRDMIPKRSFICEYTGMLINFEEAEKRAENDEYLFDLWNYSHDTTKNKRSKKRKSSSANGFDSRGFTIDAARVGNFARFINHSCSPNLIAQKVLYDHSDKRIPHMVLFAMENIPPMTELTYNYNYKVNQVEDSDGNIRKKVCLCGAMECRGRMY
- the LOC130719994 gene encoding histone-lysine N-methyltransferase, H3 lysine-9 specific SUVH5-like codes for the protein MSSDDIQQVIRKNAISWGQVGPRSGRLLVRGRPQSSRMGEDHKRNISRRKELFGVSKPKRSMKRNRNSSIRKSKMKKNAREVILGAVPGIEVGDEFQSKKELSIVGLHGQIMRGIDYVTGRDGRTLAVSVVSSGSYDDKLENKELLTYIGEGGNLNKYKNGAPLKDQKLTRGNLALKNSYVVKNPVRVIHKRMSKDGSRDVFVYYGIYEVDSYCPERGEYGNNVYKFKLRRKLDQPQVIGNELKIKSQSQADQPQVIGNELKKSQSQAGHPHVIDHDLSNGSEF